Part of the Allofrancisella frigidaquae genome is shown below.
CCTTTTTGTAGAGCATTTTCATTTAAAGAAGATTCTTTAGTTAGGATTAATGGTTTATAAACCGTAGCGTTGAGGTTAGCGTCAGGTTTCGGGTTAAACTCCTTAACTTGAATCGTATAAATTTTAGTTGACCCACATCTATAACAAGAATCTCTTCTTAAATCAGAAAAAACAGATAGTGAATTCCATTTAGCTCCACAACTATGGCATTTGGTTATTTTCATAAATACAACCTAACTATTTTAATCCCGCTCTAATTGATATTATATCTCTGTACCAGTCCTATACAAGAATTTTTGCCCTATTATGATATTATTTCTCTATTTAGAGGTTTCAGATAATATATATGTTTAAAATACTAGTTTTAAGATTATCTCTGATTCGCTCTTAGAAGATTAGAAATTTATTTGAGAAAATTTATTTCATTTTTCTTATAACTAGGGCTATGACAGCCCATAATACAACCATACAAACAAGCACTATAGTTATATTAATGAATAAATTCTCAAACAAATGAGCTTGTGTTACTAAATCAACTTGGTTTTCAACATTTTTAAAAGCTGCCATATCAGCAACTTTTGCCCCAATAAAGCCAGCTATACTACCTGTAAATAGCATATATATAGCTGCTAAGAAACTCGTATTGTGTGAACTATCAATCGATGTAATTTCTGATAAAGCAATAGGATCTATAAATAACTCAGATATTCCTAAAGCCATTATTCCTATTATTATCCATATTACAGAGGCCTTACCATAAATAGTAGCTTCTTTTGCTGCTAAAATAAGCAATACAAAACAAATAAGCTGAAATATAAAACCAAACATAAATTTGACCATACGTCCAAAATCACTATCTAAAGCTTTATATACTTTCCAGATCCAAGCTACTACTGCTCCCCCTATAATAATAGAAAAAGCATTAATAGATGCAGCTGCACTAGCTGGAAAATTATAACCGAATACGGCTGTATTAACATTTCTCTCTATAAATAATTCTACTGAGGTAAAAATCTGTTCATCAAATACCCAGAACAATATCCCAAACATTACAAATGGTATTAATAACATTAGTCTTTTACGTGTATGTTTGTCTGCGCTATAGCATATCTTTATAAACCATAGTGTACTTGCTACAGTTACTACAAATATCAAATAACTTTCAAAATGATACTCTAGTGCAAAGTAGCAAAGTAAAATAATAGCTGCTGATATAAAGAATGTGTCTATAGTTTTTCTTCGTAAAGATGCTTTAACATTACTAGGGCAAGGAATATATTTATTACCAGATAAAAAGATTATAATCCCTATAATCATTCCTATACCAGCTAAGCCAAACCCATAATCCCAACCATAGACTTCGGCGACTACGCCACAAGTTAAAGGAGCTATAAAACTTCCTATATTTCCGCCTAAATATAAAAGTGTAAAAGCAGAGTCTCTTTTAGGATCATCTTTTGCATAAAGTTGTCCGACTAAACAAGGAACATTACTT
Proteins encoded:
- a CDS encoding peptide MFS transporter produces the protein MWEYFSFYGMRALLILYLTKKLLLTDNMSYSIYGSFVALVYLTPIFGGVLADKFLGFKRTVVIGAILMSCGHIIIGIDGESLLFLGMAFIICGYGYFKSNVPCLVGQLYAKDDPKRDSAFTLLYLGGNIGSFIAPLTCGVVAEVYGWDYGFGLAGIGMIIGIIIFLSGNKYIPCPSNVKASLRRKTIDTFFISAAIILLCYFALEYHFESYLIFVVTVASTLWFIKICYSADKHTRKRLMLLIPFVMFGILFWVFDEQIFTSVELFIERNVNTAVFGYNFPASAAASINAFSIIIGGAVVAWIWKVYKALDSDFGRMVKFMFGFIFQLICFVLLILAAKEATIYGKASVIWIIIGIMALGISELFIDPIALSEITSIDSSHNTSFLAAIYMLFTGSIAGFIGAKVADMAAFKNVENQVDLVTQAHLFENLFINITIVLVCMVVLWAVIALVIRKMK